The Zootoca vivipara chromosome 4, rZooViv1.1, whole genome shotgun sequence genome has a segment encoding these proteins:
- the CCDC191 gene encoding coiled-coil domain-containing protein 191 isoform X1 produces the protein MAVIRHRPELYRWRRFSQSASRQKTKLDPDNVEHWIKQVEQASEFAVSETFSLKKTSYSRGLHGPVLDLETADQLQDHDEAYVEAQELLNDWMNSKLKLELADDQEDDAENPLARSLPPQEPPTGFQKYEKFDDFYGYLEDEMENTTVQDILRDLLQSEVVDSGILGSLRTEELKEKRKPKDPRITMELRHKQVKENRLRRQKEQELLKQQKALKKSAMSEAQRQLQEENKKKVLKARREEEEIQKQMVKLRKEFVERRHLMEEARKMERKRHDLKKIKRLVEVGMPPVPVHLDCEIEGQRNEKQTGMQELLSKIDIANQKCLRKYFSAWYKLILDLRIKMGKARALADWKCQLKTLRAWRDYTWSQKLEQETKKLENQLRNQNRGKQLAIEFNRKCILRHYFAEWHCWSRTEVEKRELQLKKEDTRRKMAKLLEEVALGKLATDCSQDAKRTHESKEAWDQPVSPTEVATIPCLQDDPRIANVERANSCSPETSQKHDSHSPKQPKWAWQVTLKHAALNAQDRAVFGNRARSSLQHLEPPKQKMSSVLSGPLEHRHAFQQQLIEEQKRQLQEQQELILRLQENERLKKAKEEAEQATAVTKALNNQAPKTREGKQLRESQLSDKNTKSLRLENYQPAIESKRSLKVLSTPHPLLKAMEERAIQRAERRRELEEAKKKREEEKLAQMQAEEEQHRRQEAAEKEAQLQKRQEERRLQKVKELEKQRRLEREQQLFSKAKEHYDRFLLKKQGLEPWKRLIQQTQENMVVAQRHHCFRLQRKCLLAWLHYMQEILAGKVAQAEGLYSHLLLRRSFRIWIKYKDYVSTLEESAKKLHETSLQKKVLWAWFDVLNEEKSIFWRKQKTADQYSDRRIMQTVFRAWKQFPSLMKEEREKEERIKQLRKRVAEILPDFRT, from the exons ATGGCGGTTATAAGACACAGACCTGAGTTGTACCGCTGGCGCCGCTTCAGCCAGTCGGCGTCTCGGCAGAAG ACAAAACTTGATCCTGACAATGTGGAGCACTGGATTAAG CAAGTGGAACAAGCATCTGAGTTTGCTGTTTCTGAGACGTTTTCATTAAAAAAGACATCTTATTCTCGAGGACTTCATGGCCCTGTGCTGGATTTGGAAACGGCAGACCAGCTGCAAGATCATGATGAGGCATATGTGGAAG CCCAAGAGCTCCTTAATGATTGGATGAATTCAAAACTGAAGTTGGAACTTGCAGATGATCAAGAAGATGATGCTGAAAATCCACTGGCtcgttctcttcctccccaggaGCCCCCCACTGGCTTTCAGAAGTATGAAAAATTTGATG ATTTTTATGGTTATCTGGAAGATGAGATGGAAAATACAACAGTACAAGATATTCTGCGGGATCTACTGCAGAGTGAAGTTGTTGACAGTGGTATATTGGGAAGCCTTAGAACTGAAGAACTTAAGGAGAAAAGGAAGCCCAAAGACCCACGAATTACCATGGAATTAAGGCATAAACAG GTAAAAGAGAATCGGCTGAGGAGACAGAAGGAGCAGGAGCTTCTGAAACAACAGAAGGCCCTGAAAAAATCGGCAATGTCAGAGGCCCAGAGGCAACTCCAAGAGGAGAACAAGAAGAAGGTTCTGAAAgccaggagagaagaagaagaaattcagAAACAGATGGTGAAGCTGCGGAAAGAGTTTGTAGAAAGAAGGCATCTCATGGAAGAAGCCAGGAAAAT ggaaagaaagaggcacgatttaaaaaaaattaagaggctGGTAGAAGTCGGCATGCCTCCTGTGCCAGTCCATCTGGATTGTGAGATAGAAGGACAAAGGAATGAGAAACAAACTGGGATGCAGGAGCTGCTGAGCAAAATTGACATTGCAAATCAGAAG TGCCTACGGAAGTATTTCTCTGCCTGGTACAAGCTTATTCTGGATCTCAGGATTAAGATGGGAAAAGCAAGGGCCCTTGCTGACTGGAAGTGCCAGCTGAAGACCTTGCGAGCCTGGAGAGATTACACATGGTCTCAGAAGTTAGAGCAGGAGACTAAAAAACTGGAGAACCAGCTTCGCAATCAGAACAG ggggaaacAGTTGGCTATAGAATTTAATCGGAAGTGCATTTTGCGCCATTATTTTGCTGAATGGCATTGCTGGAGCCGAACAGAGGTGGAAAAGAGAGAACTACAATTGAAAAAGGAGGATACAAGGAGGAAAATGGCAAAGCTGTTAGAGGAAGTGGCACTGGGGAAACTTGCTACAGACTGCTCCCAGGATGCCAAGAGAACTCATGAGTCAAAAGAAGCTTGGGATCAACCCGTGAGTCCTACAGAG GTGGCTACAATACCCTGTTTACAGGATGATCCCAGAATAGCAAATGTAGAAAGAGCAAACTCCTGCTCTCCAGAGACAAGTCAAAAACATGATAGTCATTCTCCAAAGCAGCCCAAATGGGCATGGCAAGTCACCCTGAAGCATGCTGCTTTGAATGCTCAAGATCGAGCAGTGTTTGGTAACCGAGCAAGAAGTTCCTTGCAGCATCTTGaaccaccaaaacaaaaaatgtcCTCTGTCTTAAGTGGTCCCCTGGAGCACCGCCATGCCTTCCAACAGCAACTGATTGAAGAGCAGAAACGGCAGCTCCAAGAGCAGCAAGAACTAATCCTTAGACTTCAGGAAAATGAGAGACTAAAGAAGGCCAAGGAGGAAGCTGAACAAGCCACAGCAGTTACCAAGGCACTTAACAACCAGGCACCAAAAACTAGGGAAGGAAAGCAGTTGAGAGAGAGCCAATTAAGTGACAAGAATACAAAGTCTTTAAG ATTAGAAAATTACCAGCCAGCTATCGAAAGCAAGAGGAGCCTGAAAGTGCTGTCCACACCACATCCCTTACTCAAAG CAATGGAGGAGAGAGCAATTCAGCGTGCAGAAAGGAGAAgggaactggaagaagcaaagaaaaaaCGAGAAGAGGAGAAGTTG GCCCAGATGCAAGCCGAGGAAGAACAACATCGGAGGCAAGAAGCAGCAGAGAAGGAGGCTCAGTTGCAGAAGAGGCAAGAGGAGCGGAGACTGCAGAAAGTG AAAGAATTGGAAAAACAGAGGAGGCTGGAGCGGGAGCAGCAGCTCTTCTCAAAAGCGAAGGAACATTATGATAGGTTCCTGCTGAAGAAGCAGGGGCTGGAGCCCTGGAAAAGACTAATACAGCAAACTCAGGAAAATATGGTG GTGGCACAAAGGCATCATTGCTTTAGATTGCAAAGGAAGTGTCTGCTTGCCTGGCTTCATTATATGCAAGAGATCCTTGCTGGGAAAGTAGCTCAGGCTGAGGGACTTTATTCCCATCTGCTCCTCAGAAGGTCCTTCAGGATCTGGATAAAG TACAAGGATTATGTATCTACTTTGGAAGAGAGTGCAAAAAAGCTCCATGAAACTTCACTTCAGAAGAAGGTCCTCTGGGCTTGGTTTGATGTACTCAATGAGGAAAAGAGTATTTTCTGGAGAAAACAGAAGACTGCAGATCAATATAGTGACAG GAGGATAATGCAGACTGTGTTCAGAGCCTGGAAGCAATTTCCATCTTTgatgaaagaggaaagggagaaggaagagagaataaAACAGCTAAGGAAGAGAGTGGCTGAAATTCTGCCAGACTTCCGAACATGA
- the CCDC191 gene encoding coiled-coil domain-containing protein 191 isoform X2, producing the protein MAVIRHRPELYRWRRFSQSASRQKTKLDPDNVEHWIKQVEQASEFAVSETFSLKKTSYSRGLHGPVLDLETADQLQDHDEAYVEAQELLNDWMNSKLKLELADDQEDDAENPLARSLPPQEPPTGFQKYEKFDDFYGYLEDEMENTTVQDILRDLLQSEVVDSGILGSLRTEELKEKRKPKDPRITMELRHKQVKENRLRRQKEQELLKQQKALKKSAMSEAQRQLQEENKKKVLKARREEEEIQKQMVKLRKEFVERRHLMEEARKMERKRHDLKKIKRLVEVGMPPVPVHLDCEIEGQRNEKQTGMQELLSKIDIANQKCLRKYFSAWYKLILDLRIKMGKARALADWKCQLKTLRAWRDYTWSQKLEQETKKLENQLRNQNRGKQLAIEFNRKCILRHYFAEWHCWSRTEVEKRELQLKKEDTRRKMAKLLEEVALGKLATDCSQDAKRTHESKEAWDQPVSPTEVATIPCLQDDPRIANVERANSCSPETSQKHDSHSPKQPKWAWQVTLKHAALNAQDRAVFGNRARSSLQHLEPPKQKMSSVLSGPLEHRHAFQQQLIEEQKRQLQEQQELILRLQENERLKKAKEEAEQATAVTKALNNQAPKTREGKQLRESQLSDKNTKSLRLENYQPAIESKRSLKVLSTPHPLLKAMEERAIQRAERRRELEEAKKKREEEKLAQMQAEEEQHRRQEAAEKEAQLQKRQEERRLQKVKELEKQRRLEREQQLFSKAKEHYDRFLLKKQGLEPWKRLIQQTQENMVE; encoded by the exons ATGGCGGTTATAAGACACAGACCTGAGTTGTACCGCTGGCGCCGCTTCAGCCAGTCGGCGTCTCGGCAGAAG ACAAAACTTGATCCTGACAATGTGGAGCACTGGATTAAG CAAGTGGAACAAGCATCTGAGTTTGCTGTTTCTGAGACGTTTTCATTAAAAAAGACATCTTATTCTCGAGGACTTCATGGCCCTGTGCTGGATTTGGAAACGGCAGACCAGCTGCAAGATCATGATGAGGCATATGTGGAAG CCCAAGAGCTCCTTAATGATTGGATGAATTCAAAACTGAAGTTGGAACTTGCAGATGATCAAGAAGATGATGCTGAAAATCCACTGGCtcgttctcttcctccccaggaGCCCCCCACTGGCTTTCAGAAGTATGAAAAATTTGATG ATTTTTATGGTTATCTGGAAGATGAGATGGAAAATACAACAGTACAAGATATTCTGCGGGATCTACTGCAGAGTGAAGTTGTTGACAGTGGTATATTGGGAAGCCTTAGAACTGAAGAACTTAAGGAGAAAAGGAAGCCCAAAGACCCACGAATTACCATGGAATTAAGGCATAAACAG GTAAAAGAGAATCGGCTGAGGAGACAGAAGGAGCAGGAGCTTCTGAAACAACAGAAGGCCCTGAAAAAATCGGCAATGTCAGAGGCCCAGAGGCAACTCCAAGAGGAGAACAAGAAGAAGGTTCTGAAAgccaggagagaagaagaagaaattcagAAACAGATGGTGAAGCTGCGGAAAGAGTTTGTAGAAAGAAGGCATCTCATGGAAGAAGCCAGGAAAAT ggaaagaaagaggcacgatttaaaaaaaattaagaggctGGTAGAAGTCGGCATGCCTCCTGTGCCAGTCCATCTGGATTGTGAGATAGAAGGACAAAGGAATGAGAAACAAACTGGGATGCAGGAGCTGCTGAGCAAAATTGACATTGCAAATCAGAAG TGCCTACGGAAGTATTTCTCTGCCTGGTACAAGCTTATTCTGGATCTCAGGATTAAGATGGGAAAAGCAAGGGCCCTTGCTGACTGGAAGTGCCAGCTGAAGACCTTGCGAGCCTGGAGAGATTACACATGGTCTCAGAAGTTAGAGCAGGAGACTAAAAAACTGGAGAACCAGCTTCGCAATCAGAACAG ggggaaacAGTTGGCTATAGAATTTAATCGGAAGTGCATTTTGCGCCATTATTTTGCTGAATGGCATTGCTGGAGCCGAACAGAGGTGGAAAAGAGAGAACTACAATTGAAAAAGGAGGATACAAGGAGGAAAATGGCAAAGCTGTTAGAGGAAGTGGCACTGGGGAAACTTGCTACAGACTGCTCCCAGGATGCCAAGAGAACTCATGAGTCAAAAGAAGCTTGGGATCAACCCGTGAGTCCTACAGAG GTGGCTACAATACCCTGTTTACAGGATGATCCCAGAATAGCAAATGTAGAAAGAGCAAACTCCTGCTCTCCAGAGACAAGTCAAAAACATGATAGTCATTCTCCAAAGCAGCCCAAATGGGCATGGCAAGTCACCCTGAAGCATGCTGCTTTGAATGCTCAAGATCGAGCAGTGTTTGGTAACCGAGCAAGAAGTTCCTTGCAGCATCTTGaaccaccaaaacaaaaaatgtcCTCTGTCTTAAGTGGTCCCCTGGAGCACCGCCATGCCTTCCAACAGCAACTGATTGAAGAGCAGAAACGGCAGCTCCAAGAGCAGCAAGAACTAATCCTTAGACTTCAGGAAAATGAGAGACTAAAGAAGGCCAAGGAGGAAGCTGAACAAGCCACAGCAGTTACCAAGGCACTTAACAACCAGGCACCAAAAACTAGGGAAGGAAAGCAGTTGAGAGAGAGCCAATTAAGTGACAAGAATACAAAGTCTTTAAG ATTAGAAAATTACCAGCCAGCTATCGAAAGCAAGAGGAGCCTGAAAGTGCTGTCCACACCACATCCCTTACTCAAAG CAATGGAGGAGAGAGCAATTCAGCGTGCAGAAAGGAGAAgggaactggaagaagcaaagaaaaaaCGAGAAGAGGAGAAGTTG GCCCAGATGCAAGCCGAGGAAGAACAACATCGGAGGCAAGAAGCAGCAGAGAAGGAGGCTCAGTTGCAGAAGAGGCAAGAGGAGCGGAGACTGCAGAAAGTG AAAGAATTGGAAAAACAGAGGAGGCTGGAGCGGGAGCAGCAGCTCTTCTCAAAAGCGAAGGAACATTATGATAGGTTCCTGCTGAAGAAGCAGGGGCTGGAGCCCTGGAAAAGACTAATACAGCAAACTCAGGAAAATATGGTG gaataa
- the CCDC191 gene encoding coiled-coil domain-containing protein 191 isoform X3 — protein sequence MAVIRHRPELYRWRRFSQSASRQKTKLDPDNVEHWIKQVEQASEFAVSETFSLKKTSYSRGLHGPVLDLETADQLQDHDEAYVEAQELLNDWMNSKLKLELADDQEDDAENPLARSLPPQEPPTGFQKYEKFDDFYGYLEDEMENTTVQDILRDLLQSEVVDSGILGSLRTEELKEKRKPKDPRITMELRHKQVKENRLRRQKEQELLKQQKALKKSAMSEAQRQLQEENKKKVLKARREEEEIQKQMVKLRKEFVERRHLMEEARKMERKRHDLKKIKRLVEVGMPPVPVHLDCEIEGQRNEKQTGMQELLSKIDIANQKCLRKYFSAWYKLILDLRIKMGKARALADWKCQLKTLRAWRDYTWSQKLEQETKKLENQLRNQNRGKQLAIEFNRKCILRHYFAEWHCWSRTEVEKRELQLKKEDTRRKMAKLLEEVALGKLATDCSQDAKRTHESKEAWDQPVSPTEVATIPCLQDDPRIANVERANSCSPETSQKHDSHSPKQPKWAWQVTLKHAALNAQDRAVFGNRARSSLQHLEPPKQKMSSVLSGPLEHRHAFQQQLIEEQKRQLQEQQELILRLQENERLKKAKEEAEQATAVTKALNNQAPKTREGKQLRESQLSDKNTKSLRLENYQPAIESKRSLKVLSTPHPLLKAMEERAIQRAERRRELEEAKKKREEEKLKEDQKKTKKAAKCPHSRGSASSQGSRPRKQNSPWQQGLLRLPPFHCWPTFQREITPYLLCTP from the exons ATGGCGGTTATAAGACACAGACCTGAGTTGTACCGCTGGCGCCGCTTCAGCCAGTCGGCGTCTCGGCAGAAG ACAAAACTTGATCCTGACAATGTGGAGCACTGGATTAAG CAAGTGGAACAAGCATCTGAGTTTGCTGTTTCTGAGACGTTTTCATTAAAAAAGACATCTTATTCTCGAGGACTTCATGGCCCTGTGCTGGATTTGGAAACGGCAGACCAGCTGCAAGATCATGATGAGGCATATGTGGAAG CCCAAGAGCTCCTTAATGATTGGATGAATTCAAAACTGAAGTTGGAACTTGCAGATGATCAAGAAGATGATGCTGAAAATCCACTGGCtcgttctcttcctccccaggaGCCCCCCACTGGCTTTCAGAAGTATGAAAAATTTGATG ATTTTTATGGTTATCTGGAAGATGAGATGGAAAATACAACAGTACAAGATATTCTGCGGGATCTACTGCAGAGTGAAGTTGTTGACAGTGGTATATTGGGAAGCCTTAGAACTGAAGAACTTAAGGAGAAAAGGAAGCCCAAAGACCCACGAATTACCATGGAATTAAGGCATAAACAG GTAAAAGAGAATCGGCTGAGGAGACAGAAGGAGCAGGAGCTTCTGAAACAACAGAAGGCCCTGAAAAAATCGGCAATGTCAGAGGCCCAGAGGCAACTCCAAGAGGAGAACAAGAAGAAGGTTCTGAAAgccaggagagaagaagaagaaattcagAAACAGATGGTGAAGCTGCGGAAAGAGTTTGTAGAAAGAAGGCATCTCATGGAAGAAGCCAGGAAAAT ggaaagaaagaggcacgatttaaaaaaaattaagaggctGGTAGAAGTCGGCATGCCTCCTGTGCCAGTCCATCTGGATTGTGAGATAGAAGGACAAAGGAATGAGAAACAAACTGGGATGCAGGAGCTGCTGAGCAAAATTGACATTGCAAATCAGAAG TGCCTACGGAAGTATTTCTCTGCCTGGTACAAGCTTATTCTGGATCTCAGGATTAAGATGGGAAAAGCAAGGGCCCTTGCTGACTGGAAGTGCCAGCTGAAGACCTTGCGAGCCTGGAGAGATTACACATGGTCTCAGAAGTTAGAGCAGGAGACTAAAAAACTGGAGAACCAGCTTCGCAATCAGAACAG ggggaaacAGTTGGCTATAGAATTTAATCGGAAGTGCATTTTGCGCCATTATTTTGCTGAATGGCATTGCTGGAGCCGAACAGAGGTGGAAAAGAGAGAACTACAATTGAAAAAGGAGGATACAAGGAGGAAAATGGCAAAGCTGTTAGAGGAAGTGGCACTGGGGAAACTTGCTACAGACTGCTCCCAGGATGCCAAGAGAACTCATGAGTCAAAAGAAGCTTGGGATCAACCCGTGAGTCCTACAGAG GTGGCTACAATACCCTGTTTACAGGATGATCCCAGAATAGCAAATGTAGAAAGAGCAAACTCCTGCTCTCCAGAGACAAGTCAAAAACATGATAGTCATTCTCCAAAGCAGCCCAAATGGGCATGGCAAGTCACCCTGAAGCATGCTGCTTTGAATGCTCAAGATCGAGCAGTGTTTGGTAACCGAGCAAGAAGTTCCTTGCAGCATCTTGaaccaccaaaacaaaaaatgtcCTCTGTCTTAAGTGGTCCCCTGGAGCACCGCCATGCCTTCCAACAGCAACTGATTGAAGAGCAGAAACGGCAGCTCCAAGAGCAGCAAGAACTAATCCTTAGACTTCAGGAAAATGAGAGACTAAAGAAGGCCAAGGAGGAAGCTGAACAAGCCACAGCAGTTACCAAGGCACTTAACAACCAGGCACCAAAAACTAGGGAAGGAAAGCAGTTGAGAGAGAGCCAATTAAGTGACAAGAATACAAAGTCTTTAAG ATTAGAAAATTACCAGCCAGCTATCGAAAGCAAGAGGAGCCTGAAAGTGCTGTCCACACCACATCCCTTACTCAAAG CAATGGAGGAGAGAGCAATTCAGCGTGCAGAAAGGAGAAgggaactggaagaagcaaagaaaaaaCGAGAAGAGGAGAAGTTG AAGGAAGACCAGAAAAAGACTAAAAAGGCTGCTAAGTGCCCTCACTCAAGAGGTTCAGCTTCTTCTCAAGGCTCCAGACCCAGGAAGCAGAACTCTCCCTGGCAACAGGGTCTACTTAGGCTTCCTCCCTTCCACTGCTGGCCTACGTTTCAGCGTGAGATCACCCCCTACTTGCTTTGCACCCCCTAA